The genomic interval GTGGGTTCTATGATACAATTTATTTCTTATAGCATTGGAGTATTCCTCATTGTAATACTTCTTTTGGTAACCATCCTGCTGGTGGCAAAGAAATATCTCAGCCCCAGTGGAAATGTGAATATTGAGATTAATGGCGAGAACACCATCAACGTGCCTCAGGGCAGCAGCCTCATGGCTACGCTCAACGAGAACGGCATCTTCCTGCCTTCAGCTTGTGGTGGTAAGGCATCATGCGGACAGTGTAAGGTTCAGGTTCTCGAAGGCGGTGGTGAGATTCTCGACTCTGAGCGTCCTCACTTCTCTCGTAAGGAGATAAAGGCTGGCTGGCGCTTAGGCTGTCAGTGCAAGGTGAAGGGCGATTTGAAGATTCATGTTGATGAGTCTATACTTGGCGTTAAGGAGTACGAGTGTACTGTTATCTCCAACAAGAACGTGGCTACGTTCATCAAGGAGTTCAAGGTACAGCTTCCTGCAGGCGCTCACATGGATTTCCTGCCAGGCTCTTACGCTCAGATAAAGATTCCTGCATTTGACTGCATCGACTATGACAAGGACTTCGACAAGTCACTCATTGGCGAAGAGTATCTGCCATCATGGGAGAAGTTCGGACTGTTCCCACTTAAGTGTAAGAACCCCGAGCCAACCATCCGTGCTTACTCTATGGCTAACTATCCTGCTGAGGGTGATGTGTTCATGCTCACCGTTCGTATTGCTACACCACCGTTCAAGCCCGATCGCAGTGGCTTCATGGAGGTTAACCCAGGTATCGCATCGTCATACATCTTCTCTCTGAAGCCAGGCGATAAGGTAATAATGAGTGGCCCTTATGGTGATTTCCACCCACACTTCGATTCGAAGAAGGAGATGATTTGGGTAGGCGGTGGCGCTGGTATGGCTCCTCTCCGCGCTCAGATCATGCACATGACGAAGACCTTGCACACCACCGATCGCGAGATGCACTACTTCTATGGTGCACGTGCGCTGAACGAGGTGTTCTATCTCGACGACTTCCTCGGACTGGAGAAGGAGTTTCCCAACTTCCACTTTCATCTGGCTCTCGACCGTCCCGATCCCGCAGCCGATGCCGCAGGCGTGAAATATACTCCAGGCTTCGTTCATCAGGTGATGCTGAACACCTACCTGAAGGACCACGAGGCTCCAGAGGATATTGAGTACTACATGTGCGGACCTGGCCCAATGTCAAAGGCTGTCGTCTCAATGCTCGATAGCCTTGGTGTAGAACCGGAGTCTATCATGTACGATAACTTCGGAGGATAATACATTCCTTTCGTAACACATATTTTCGCCGATGCAACCTTCAAATAGGATTGTTTCGGCGATTTTCTTTGTGAAATGTTCCTTGTCAGCGTTAATTTTTTCTGTATTTTTGCCACTATGTACCCATAATTAATAATTTTTACTTACATTTGCAATCAAATTATGCAACTGAATAGTAAAGACTATGATGAAAACGTTTAAATATGTAGTCTGTATAGCCATTTTGTTAGGCTTTGTAACATCGGCACAGGCACAGCAAGTCCATAAGGTAAAGAAGCAGGAAACCATCTACGGCATAAGCCGCGACTATAACATCACGATAGACGAGCTTATGTCGGCAAACCCTGAGATGAAGAATGCTGATTTCAAGCTCAAGAAGGGCATGAAGATAAACATACCTGCGAAGGCTAAGGAAGAGGCTGTAAAAGAGCAGAAACTCACTAATAGTTCTGTTAGTGCTGCTCCAAAGCAGGTGGGCGATGTTCGTAATCGTGCCATTCGTTTGGGAGTTATGCTTCCCCTTCACGATGAGAATGGCGATGGCAAGCGCATGACAGAGTACTATCGTGGCGTCCTCATGGCTTGCGACAGTCTTCGTGAGCTTGGCATCTCTACCGATGTCTATGCGTGGAACCTCGCAGAGTATAGTGATGTGAGTTCTGTTCTGAGTGATCCCAATGCAGCCCGTTGTGACATTATCATTGGCCCTCTCTATTCCAAGCAGGTGCCTGAGCTGTCTAAATTCGTTGAGAAAAACGATATCATGATGGTTATTCCATTTTCCATCAATGCCCCCGATGTTCACACTAACCACAAGATTTTCCAGGTCTATCAGAACCAGAACGAGCAGAACGAATCTACTGTTCGTCGTTTCTGTGAGTGGTTCCGTGACTATCATTCAGTAATTATTGACTGTGGAGACACTACAAGCACCAAGGGCTCGTTCACGTCAATGCTTCGTCGTACGCTTGAGCAGCATGGCATGAAGTATAGCATCACAAATCTGAAACAATCGTCAGACAAAGCATTCAAGGCCTCCTTCGACGTGAATAAGAAGAACATCGTTGTTCTTAACACAGGTCGCTCTCCAGAGCTGCTTGCCACCTTTGGACGTCTGAGCAGCATAGCTACCGAGAATCCTGACATTCACATCGCCTTGTTCGGCTATACTGAGTGGATGATGTATGTGCAGCATCAGTTGGAGAACTTCTATAAGTATAATGTCTATCTTCCAACACCTTTCTACACCAACCTGCTTTCTTCTGCCACAGAACGCATCATGCAGAAATATCGCTGGAACTTCCATCAGGACATGATGGTGTCGCTGCCCCGTTTCGCCATTACAGGCTTTGACCATGCATATTTCTTCCTTATGGGTCTTCATAAGTATGGCAAGAACTTCGATGGCGCTGCAGGTCGTTTCGGCTATCAGCCGGTGCAGACACCGCTGAAGTTTGAGCGCGTAGGCAATGGTGGCTATAAGAATAAGGCATACATGTTTGTCCACTATATGCCTGAGCATAAGATTGAGGCTGTTAACTATTGATTGTTCTTTGATGAAGCGCTTACTATTATTTTTCTTCATAGCATTAGCATCAGCACAGCAGCTCTTTGCCCAGATTGGTGAATATCGTAATGAGTTCGCTATTGGTGGTGGAGCCGGTGTGGTGTTAAGCAATGTCGGCTTCATGCCCGAGGTGCCTCAGAAGTGGCATGAGGGTAGGATAGGGGGACTATCGTTCCGTTACACCTCTGAGAAATATTTTAACAGCGTCTGTGCTGTCGTGGCAGAGCTGAACTACGCCCAAGTGGGTTGGAAAGAAAAGATCCTCACTCGCGATGATGTCCCAGTGATAAACACTGTCACAGGTCAGGCTGAGAAATTCCAGCGCACACTTAGCTATATCCAGCTGCCTGTCCTTGCACGCTTAGGGTGGGGACGTGAGCGCAGTGGCTTCCAAGCATTCATTAACTTGGGCCCTCAGTTCGGCTATTATCTCAACAGCAAGACCGAGATGAACTTTAACCTTGCCCAGCGCAACGCTACCGATCGCACTTCGAAGATTGTAGCTCAGGACACCATGGCTGTCCAGCGTCCTTTCGACTACGGTATCGCTGTCGGCTTAGGACTTGAATACTCCCATCCCAAGGTGGGCCACTTCCTCATTGAGGGACGCTATTACTATGGCCTTGGCGATATATATAAAAACTCAAAGCGCGATTATTTCGGACGTTCAAACCTTAATAATATTGTCATCAAGGTGTCCTATCTGTTCGATATCAAGAAAACTAATAACCCAAAAATAAAATAAAACATGTTCAAAAATCATCCTAAAGGCCTGTTACAGGCTGCACTGAGCAACATGGGTGAACGCTTCGGCTACTACATCATGAATGCAGTGCTTGTGTTGTTCCTATGCTCAAAGTTCGGACTGTCTGACGTAACGAGTGGTTACATCTATTCTGCTTTCTATGCAGGCATCTATGTACTGAGCTTGGTTGGTGGTATTATTGCTGACCGCACCCAGAATTACAAGGGTACCATCATGACAGGTCTTATCATCATGGCTTCGGGCTATGTAATCCTGTCTGTTCCCATCTTGGCAACATCAGGCAACATCGTCTGGCTTCTGCCTCTTACCTGTCTGGCTTTGTTCCTTATAGCTTTTGGCAATGGCTTGTTCAAAGGCAATCTTCAGGCCATCGTTGGTCAGATGTATGACAATTTCGAGGCTGAGGCTGCAAAGAAAGGCGAGGAAGAGTTGCGCATGGCAAAGGAAAAGCGTGACTCTGGCTTCCAGATTTTCTATGTGTTCATCAATATTGGCGGACTCATTGCTCCATTCGTGGCACCTTTGCTCCGCTCATGGTGGCTTCAGGTTAACAACCTTACCTATGACTCATCGCTTCCAGCCCTTTGCCATCAGTACATCAACGAAGGCGCAGCTATGTCGGCCGACGCATTGAGCAATCTTAACGAGCTTGCAGTGAAGGCAGGCGGCTCTACTGCCGACCTTGGCGCATTCTGCTCACAGTATCTCGATGTCTTCAACACCGGCATTCACTATTCGTTCATTGCCTCTGTAGTGGCAATGGCCATCTCGTTGACCATCTTTGTTCTCTCACGTGGCATGTTCCCCACACCAGGCAAGAAAGCAGCCGTGGTGTCTGAGTCTTACACTGAGGAGGAGAAGAAGGCTATGGCAACTGAGATCAAGCAGCGCATGTATGCCCTGTTCGCTGTATTGGGTATTGCTGTGTTCTTCTGGTGGTCATTCCATCAGAATGGTACTTCTATGTCGCTCTTCGCACGTGACTTCAGCAACACCTCTATTTTCCCGCCTGAGATATGGCAGGCTGTTAACCCATTCTTCGTTATCGTGCTTACTCCAATCATCATGTGGCTCTTCGGCACTATGGCACGCAATGGACAGGAGATTTCTACTCCACGTAAGATTGCCTATGGCATGGGTATCGCCGGTGTGGCCTATCTCTTCATGACGGTGTTCTGCTATGCACAGTCTTATCCTTCAGCAGAAGTGTTCACTTCTATGGATACCAATGTTGCTTCAGGCATGAAGGCTGGCGCATGGGTGCTCATAGTTTACTATTTCTTCATGACAGTTGCCGAGTTGTTCATCTCTCCGCTGGGTCTCTCTTTCGTTTCCAAGGTTGCTCCTAAGCATCTGCAGGGACTCTGTCAGGGTCTGTGGCTTGGTGCTACTGCTGTAGGCAATGGCCTGCTGTGGATAGGTCCTCTCATGTATAACAAATGGCCCATCTGGCAGTGCTGGGCAGTGTTCCTCGCTGTCTGCCTCATCTCTATGGGTGTCATGTTTGGCATGGTGAAGTGGCTTGAGCGTGTTACGAAGTAATTCTTTATTATGACAGACAACACTCTGAACATTTATCTTGACGAAATAGGACAGGTGTCGCTTCTCTCTGAAGACGAGGAGCGGCGCCTGTCTGCTCGTATAAAGGCTGGCGATGAGCGTTCACTTAACAAGCTTGTTGAGGCCAACCTGCGCTTTGTGGTTTCCATAGCCCGTCAGTATCAGGGTAAGGGCCTGACCATGGACGACCTCATCAGCGAGGGTAACATCGGACTGGTTAAAGCAGCTGGTAAGTTCGATGCCACCCGTGGCTTGCGCTTCGTAAACTATGCTGTGGTGTTCATCCGTGAGCAGATAGAGAAGGCCCTGAAGATGGAGAGCAAGGAGATGCGCCTTGAGAATGTGAAGGATGGTGAGACTCGTTCCATCGATGCTCCTCTTGGCGGACGCACGGAGATGAATCTTCTCTCCGTTCTTGTCAACCAGAACTCGCCCCTTGCCGACGAGCGCACCTATAGCAATGCTGTCGCAAGGAATATTGAGCGTGTGCTCATGCTTCTCAATGAACGTGAATACAAGGTTATCTCTGCATACTACGGTATAGAGCGTGACCACATGACAATGGCCGAGATAGCCTCAGAGCTTAATCTCAAGCGCGAACGTGTCCGTCAGATACGAGACCGTGCCGTTCGTCGCATGAAGAAGAATTTCAAGCAGCTCTAACCTCTCACCTCTAACCTCTTAAAACTCCACAATCACCTTTCCGTTAAGCTGTCTTCCTGTCAGGTAGTTAGGCACAGCCCACTGCATGTTGCTTACATCGGTCACCCAGTAATAGGAGTTTACGTTAGAAATTCCGAAGAGGTTAAGACAGTCCAGTCCCACCCACAGACGCTTGAATCCCCATCTGCTGTTTTGCGCTTTCTGACTATTGTCAGTCTCGCCAAGCAGCAGATAGTTTATTCCTATGTCTGCACGCTTATAGGCAGGCGCACGGAAGTTCTGTCCTTCCAGTCCGCGGTGAGGTGCTCCAAAGGGCAGTCCGTCGGCATAGGCCAGTCTTAGCGTCATCTTGCAGCGCTCTGTGCCAGGGAAATAGTCAGTGAAATGCAGGTTCACGGCATAGCGCTGGTCTGTAGGCATGGGCACCCACTGTCCGTTGAACTTCTGTTGTGTGCGCATGAGTGAGAATGTGAGCCACGAGTCGGTGCCAGGCACAAACTCGCCATAGAGCTTCATGTCCAGACCTGTGGCATAGCCTGATGTGAGGTTCTCGCCGTAGTATGTCACCTTCACGTTCTGCACGTTGTAGGGTATGAGGTTCGACAGCGCCTTGTAGTAAGCCTCGGCAGTGAACTTAAACGGACGGTTCAGCATCTTGAACCTGTAGTCGAAGGCAGCTATGAACTGTATCGAGCGCTGGCTCTTTATCTTCTCGTTGAGTGTTGCCACGGTTATGTTGTTCTGTAGCATCGTGGTGTCGCGAATCTCCTTGTAGAACGGTGCCTGGTAATATATGCCTGTGGCGAGGCGCAGCGTCACGTCGTTGTTCCATGAAGGCACCACTGCCAGCGACAGTCTTGGCGAAACTATCGTCTCACGGTTGAAGCTCCAGTTGGCGAAACGCACACCATAGGTCAGCGTGTAGAACGTCATCGCCGCCTCCTCGTCGCCAGTCTTCGTTGCATCTTCTGTCGTCCCTCCAGTGTTCCATTTGTATATGTCCTGCAGGTAGCCCTCCACTCGGCGTGACGACACCTCGTTCTTCGCTGCGAGGGTATATATCAGGTCCAATCTGTTTTCTTTGTGGGGCACAGAGTATCCGCTTGAGTCGCGCATCTCCCATTCGCGGTTCTGCTCGCTTATTTTCTCCCATTTCATAGTCAGCGCACCCTCAATGTCGTGGCGCTTCAGCTTCTTCTCCACCATCAGTTTCAGGCTCTGCACTCGCGCTGTGAGATAGTTGCGTGCATGCTCCATGTATGTTCCCACGCCGAGGTTCTCCGACGACTGCGACTCGTCCAGCCAGTACTGTCCTTGAATGTCGTAGCGCTCCTGCTCCTTGGTGTGGAATGCCGACCATAGCAGTCTCACGTTCGTTGAGTCACCTATGTGTCGTGTCAGGCTTGCTGCTCCGAAGAATGTGCGGAACACGTCCTTCTCCTGTCCGTCGAAATAAACCTTGAATGACTTCACGTCTCTCATCGTGCCAAACGATGTCTCTCTGTCCGAAGGCTTGAAGTTATAGTGGTTCTCCGAAATGTTGCCCAGCACGTCTAAGGTCCATCTCCTGTTAGGCTGATAAATGAAATAAGCCTGATAGTCCAGGAAGCTCGGACGATATTCGCCATGCTCGTCCAGCGAGCCCAGCAGGTATCTGTTGGTCTTGTAGCGCACACCCTGGCTCAGCGCCATCTTCTTGTTGCTCAGACCCACATAGGCGCTTGCTCCCAGCAGCGATGCCATTGCCGTGGCCTCAAACGCCTTCGGACGCTTATATGTTATGTCGAGTGCCGATGACATCTTGTCGCCATATTTCGCAGAATATCCGCCACTTGAGAAGCCCACCTTCTCCACCATGTCAGGGTTTATTACCGACAGGCCCTCCTGCTGTCCGCTGCGTATGAGCAACGGGCGATACACCTCCACATTGTTTATATATACCGAGTTCTCGTCAAACGAGCCTCCGCGCACGTTGTATTGCGATGACAGCTCGTTGTGCGTCGATACTCCTGCCTGCTGCTGTATCAGCTCCTCCACGGCGTTGCCACTTGCCGATGGCGCTGTCTTCATGTCTTTTATGTCTATCTGCTCCGTCTGCGATGTCTGGCGTCGCTTCTGTTCCACCACCACCTCGCTCAGGTCGTCTATGGGCATCATCGTTATGTTCAGCGTCTGTGTGGTGCGAGGCTTGCGCAGGGTGCGCGTGCGTGCCTTGTATCCCACCATTGAGAACTTCACCACCACCGAGTCTTCCGTGTGCAGCTTCATCGAGAACTCACCCTTCAGGTTCGTCATCGTCACCTTGCCCTGTGACAGACAGCTCACCGTGGCCAGCTCCAGCGCGTTGCCCTCGCTGTCGCTCACCTTGCCTTTCAGCGTGAACGTCTGTGCCACACAGCAAAAGCTCACCATTATCATGGCGAGTGTCATCAGTTGGCGTAAGACAATTGTTCTCATCTTCTTTACTAAACGCAGGAATCCTTCAATTATTATATTGATTATTTTGTTTTGTGTGCTTTTTCCACTACCTTTGCACCCAATTAAGAAAAAAAACACTATGGCACAGAACAAGAAACGCAGATGGCACTGCCTCCCTGGGCAGGAGCCAACAGAGATGGACAAGCAGATAATGTATTGGGAGAACAAGGGAAAGCTCGTTCCCACTCGCGACCTCATCAAAACGCCTGAACAGATAGAAGGCATCCGCAAGGCAGGCATCGTCAACACCGGCGTGCTCGACGAGGTGGCAAAGACCATCCATGCCGGCATGTCAACCCTCGAGATTGACCAGATATGCCGCAAATACTGTGAAGATCATGGCGCCATTCCAGCATGTCTCAACTACGAAGGCTTCCCCATGAGCGTCTGCACCAGCATCAACGAGGTTGTCTGTCACGGCATCCCCAAGGAGGAAGACATCCTTGAGGAGGGCGACATCATCAATGTTGACTTCACCACCATCCTCGATGGCTATTATGCCGATGCCTCACGCATGTTCATCATCGGCAAGACCACCCCTGAGAAGGAGCAGCTCGTCAAAGTTGCCAAGGAGTGTCTTGAGATAGGCATGGAGGCCGCCAAGCCCTACGGCTTCGTTGGCGACATTGGTCATGCCATCGAGAAGCACTGTAAGAAATACGGCTATGGCATCGTGCGCGACCTTGCCGGTCATGGCGTGGGCTTGAAGTTCCACGAGGAGCCTGATGTCGACCACTACGGTCATCGCGGCACAGGCATGCTGCTCGTTCCAGGCATGGTGTTCACCATTGAGCCAATGATCAACATGGGCACATGGAAGGTCTTCATCGATGCCGACGACCCTTACGGATGGGAGGTCATCACTGAAGACGAGCTTCCCTCCGCCCAGTGGGAGCACACCCTCGTCATGACAGACCACGGCGTAGAGGTGCTGACACACTAATCAT from Prevotella sp. E13-27 carries:
- the map gene encoding type I methionyl aminopeptidase, with protein sequence MAQNKKRRWHCLPGQEPTEMDKQIMYWENKGKLVPTRDLIKTPEQIEGIRKAGIVNTGVLDEVAKTIHAGMSTLEIDQICRKYCEDHGAIPACLNYEGFPMSVCTSINEVVCHGIPKEEDILEEGDIINVDFTTILDGYYADASRMFIIGKTTPEKEQLVKVAKECLEIGMEAAKPYGFVGDIGHAIEKHCKKYGYGIVRDLAGHGVGLKFHEEPDVDHYGHRGTGMLLVPGMVFTIEPMINMGTWKVFIDADDPYGWEVITEDELPSAQWEHTLVMTDHGVEVLTH
- a CDS encoding carboxypeptidase-like regulatory domain-containing protein, producing MRTIVLRQLMTLAMIMVSFCCVAQTFTLKGKVSDSEGNALELATVSCLSQGKVTMTNLKGEFSMKLHTEDSVVVKFSMVGYKARTRTLRKPRTTQTLNITMMPIDDLSEVVVEQKRRQTSQTEQIDIKDMKTAPSASGNAVEELIQQQAGVSTHNELSSQYNVRGGSFDENSVYINNVEVYRPLLIRSGQQEGLSVINPDMVEKVGFSSGGYSAKYGDKMSSALDITYKRPKAFEATAMASLLGASAYVGLSNKKMALSQGVRYKTNRYLLGSLDEHGEYRPSFLDYQAYFIYQPNRRWTLDVLGNISENHYNFKPSDRETSFGTMRDVKSFKVYFDGQEKDVFRTFFGAASLTRHIGDSTNVRLLWSAFHTKEQERYDIQGQYWLDESQSSENLGVGTYMEHARNYLTARVQSLKLMVEKKLKRHDIEGALTMKWEKISEQNREWEMRDSSGYSVPHKENRLDLIYTLAAKNEVSSRRVEGYLQDIYKWNTGGTTEDATKTGDEEAAMTFYTLTYGVRFANWSFNRETIVSPRLSLAVVPSWNNDVTLRLATGIYYQAPFYKEIRDTTMLQNNITVATLNEKIKSQRSIQFIAAFDYRFKMLNRPFKFTAEAYYKALSNLIPYNVQNVKVTYYGENLTSGYATGLDMKLYGEFVPGTDSWLTFSLMRTQQKFNGQWVPMPTDQRYAVNLHFTDYFPGTERCKMTLRLAYADGLPFGAPHRGLEGQNFRAPAYKRADIGINYLLLGETDNSQKAQNSRWGFKRLWVGLDCLNLFGISNVNSYYWVTDVSNMQWAVPNYLTGRQLNGKVIVEF
- a CDS encoding LysM peptidoglycan-binding domain-containing protein; the encoded protein is MMKTFKYVVCIAILLGFVTSAQAQQVHKVKKQETIYGISRDYNITIDELMSANPEMKNADFKLKKGMKINIPAKAKEEAVKEQKLTNSSVSAAPKQVGDVRNRAIRLGVMLPLHDENGDGKRMTEYYRGVLMACDSLRELGISTDVYAWNLAEYSDVSSVLSDPNAARCDIIIGPLYSKQVPELSKFVEKNDIMMVIPFSINAPDVHTNHKIFQVYQNQNEQNESTVRRFCEWFRDYHSVIIDCGDTTSTKGSFTSMLRRTLEQHGMKYSITNLKQSSDKAFKASFDVNKKNIVVLNTGRSPELLATFGRLSSIATENPDIHIALFGYTEWMMYVQHQLENFYKYNVYLPTPFYTNLLSSATERIMQKYRWNFHQDMMVSLPRFAITGFDHAYFFLMGLHKYGKNFDGAAGRFGYQPVQTPLKFERVGNGGYKNKAYMFVHYMPEHKIEAVNY
- the nqrF gene encoding NADH:ubiquinone reductase (Na(+)-transporting) subunit F; translation: MIQFISYSIGVFLIVILLLVTILLVAKKYLSPSGNVNIEINGENTINVPQGSSLMATLNENGIFLPSACGGKASCGQCKVQVLEGGGEILDSERPHFSRKEIKAGWRLGCQCKVKGDLKIHVDESILGVKEYECTVISNKNVATFIKEFKVQLPAGAHMDFLPGSYAQIKIPAFDCIDYDKDFDKSLIGEEYLPSWEKFGLFPLKCKNPEPTIRAYSMANYPAEGDVFMLTVRIATPPFKPDRSGFMEVNPGIASSYIFSLKPGDKVIMSGPYGDFHPHFDSKKEMIWVGGGAGMAPLRAQIMHMTKTLHTTDREMHYFYGARALNEVFYLDDFLGLEKEFPNFHFHLALDRPDPAADAAGVKYTPGFVHQVMLNTYLKDHEAPEDIEYYMCGPGPMSKAVVSMLDSLGVEPESIMYDNFGG
- a CDS encoding peptide MFS transporter; amino-acid sequence: MFKNHPKGLLQAALSNMGERFGYYIMNAVLVLFLCSKFGLSDVTSGYIYSAFYAGIYVLSLVGGIIADRTQNYKGTIMTGLIIMASGYVILSVPILATSGNIVWLLPLTCLALFLIAFGNGLFKGNLQAIVGQMYDNFEAEAAKKGEEELRMAKEKRDSGFQIFYVFINIGGLIAPFVAPLLRSWWLQVNNLTYDSSLPALCHQYINEGAAMSADALSNLNELAVKAGGSTADLGAFCSQYLDVFNTGIHYSFIASVVAMAISLTIFVLSRGMFPTPGKKAAVVSESYTEEEKKAMATEIKQRMYALFAVLGIAVFFWWSFHQNGTSMSLFARDFSNTSIFPPEIWQAVNPFFVIVLTPIIMWLFGTMARNGQEISTPRKIAYGMGIAGVAYLFMTVFCYAQSYPSAEVFTSMDTNVASGMKAGAWVLIVYYFFMTVAELFISPLGLSFVSKVAPKHLQGLCQGLWLGATAVGNGLLWIGPLMYNKWPIWQCWAVFLAVCLISMGVMFGMVKWLERVTK
- a CDS encoding porin family protein; this encodes MKRLLLFFFIALASAQQLFAQIGEYRNEFAIGGGAGVVLSNVGFMPEVPQKWHEGRIGGLSFRYTSEKYFNSVCAVVAELNYAQVGWKEKILTRDDVPVINTVTGQAEKFQRTLSYIQLPVLARLGWGRERSGFQAFINLGPQFGYYLNSKTEMNFNLAQRNATDRTSKIVAQDTMAVQRPFDYGIAVGLGLEYSHPKVGHFLIEGRYYYGLGDIYKNSKRDYFGRSNLNNIVIKVSYLFDIKKTNNPKIK
- a CDS encoding sigma-70 family RNA polymerase sigma factor encodes the protein MTDNTLNIYLDEIGQVSLLSEDEERRLSARIKAGDERSLNKLVEANLRFVVSIARQYQGKGLTMDDLISEGNIGLVKAAGKFDATRGLRFVNYAVVFIREQIEKALKMESKEMRLENVKDGETRSIDAPLGGRTEMNLLSVLVNQNSPLADERTYSNAVARNIERVLMLLNEREYKVISAYYGIERDHMTMAEIASELNLKRERVRQIRDRAVRRMKKNFKQL